DNA from Flavobacterium aestivum:
TTGCCCTTTAAATTTTTAGCATTGAAATCAGACCTAATTATCACCGATACACATACCCATTTATATTCTGAAGAATTTGACCATGACCGTGGTGAAATGATACAGAGAGCTATAGATTCAGGCGTTACACGTTTTTTTATTCCCGCAATAGATTCTACATGTACAGCTGCAATGTATGAGTTAGAAAGGGAATATTCAGACAATGTTTTCTTGATGATGGGTTTGCATCCTACTTATGTAAAAGATAATTATCTGGAGGAGTTGAAGCATGTTGAAGCCGAATTAGCAAAAAGAAAATTCTATGCTATTGGTGAAATAGGAATTGATTTGTATTGGGATAAGACACATTTAGCAGAGCAGCAAATAGCGTTTAGAAAACAAATTCAGCTAGCCAAACAATACAAACTCCCTATAGTTATTCATTGTCGTGAAGCATTCGATGAAATATTTGAAATTTTAGAAGAAGAAAAATCGCCAGAATTGTTTGGAATATTCCATTGCTTTTCAGGAACCTATGAGCAGGCTTTAAAAGCGATTTCCTATAATATGAAATTAGGAATAGGAGGAGTGGTTACTTTTAAGAATGGGAAAATAGATCAATTTCTGGATAAAATCGATTTGGAGCATATTGTGTTAGAAACAGATTCTCCCTATTTATCTCCAATTCCTTATAGGGGTAAACGTAACGAAAGCAGCTATTTAATTAATGTAGTAAATAAGTTGTCTCAAATTTATGGTCTTTCAATAAATGAGATTGCGCAAATTACAACTGATAATTCTGCGAAAATATTCGGTATTTAGTGCCGATTTTCTGTAATTTTAATATTTTTTTTGTTCTTTTGTCCAATTAAATTGTAAACCAAAATGAATAAATTTGACGCGATTCGGTCTTTTTACGATTCCGAAATAAATGAAGGGATAATAAAGGTAATAGATCATCCGATGATGAAAGCCTTGATGAACTTCTGTTTTCCTGGAGTAGAAGATGAAATTTGGAAAGAACAGCTTCGCAAAACCCATTCTATTCGTGATTTTCAATGCAACTTTATTTATTATGGAGTGCAGCAAGTGTTGGAGAAAAGTTCGGAGGGGTTAACTACATCAGGTTTTGAAAAGTTAGAAAAAAACACCGCATATCTTTTTATCTCCAATCATAGGGATATAGTTTTAGATACAACTTTGCTCAATTCATGCTTGTTCGAGCATGGGTTAGATATGACTTCATCGGCAATTGGCGACAATTTAGTTAAGAAATCTTTTTTAAAAATATTAGCAAAACTAAATAGGAATTTTTTAGTTCAACGTGGATTATCACCAAGAGAGTTATTGGTAAGTTCTAAATTGTTGGCTGAATATATGGCCCAATTGATGTTGCATGAAAATCGTTCGGTTTGGATTGCACAACGTGAAGGAAGAACTAAAGACGGGAATGACGAAACCAATCCTGGTGTTTTAAAAATGATCGCCATGGGATCTGATGAATCAGACGTAATGGACTATTTTAAGAAAATTAAAATTGTACCAGTTTCTATTTCCTACGAATACGATCCTACAGATGCATTAAAAATGCCACAATTACTGGCTGAAGCAAATAATGAAATTTACAAAAAAGAAAAAAATGAAGATTTCATGACCTTGTTGAGTGGTATAATTGGTCAAAAGAAAAGAATACACATACATATAGGAGATATTATCAGTAGTGAAATAGATGATATTAAAAAGAATGTAGATACAACAAATAAGCAAGTGCAGGCTTTAGCACAAGTAATTGACGATTCTATTTTAAGCAATTATAAATTATGGACAACTAATTATATCGCTTATGATATTCTGAATAAGTCCAAAAGATTTGTTCATCTGTATACCGAAAATGAAAAATTAGTTTTCGAACGCAGACTAGAAATGAGAATCGATCACGAGCACCCGGTAGCTAAACAAGGCTTCTTGGCAATGTATGCTAATCCAGTTATTAATAAATTAAAATATACTGATGAAATCTAAATCTAAAATTCTTTTAATTTATACTGGTGGTACAATTGGTATGAGAAAGGATTTTGAAACAGGTGCACTCAAAGCATTTAATTTCAGTAAACTACTCCATAATATTCCCGAATTAAAGTTGTTGGATTGTGAGATAGAAACTTTTTCTTTCGAGGATCCAATCGATTCTTCAAATATGAATCCTGAAAATTGGGCCGAAATGGCTCGTACAATAGAGGATAAATACGATAGTTTTGATGGTTTTGTGGTGTTACACGGTTCAGATACCATGTCATATTCAGCTTCGGCATTGAGTTTTATGCTCGAAAATCTTTCTAAACCAGTAATATTTACCGGTTCGCAATTGCCAATAGGAGATTTGAGAACAGATGCCAAAGAAAATCTAATTACGGCAATTCAAATAGCTTCATTGCAAGAAAATGGCATGCCTTTGATAAAAGAGGTTTGTCTCTATTTTGAATACAAATTGTACAGAGGGAATAGAACAACCAAGATAAATGCAGAGCATTTTAGGGCTTTCATTTCGCCAAATTATCCTTTTTTGGTGGAGTCTGGGGTGCATTTAAAAGTAAATTCAGAATTATTTTTACCTACTCAAGAGGAATCTCAACTAAAAGTGCATGCCCATTTAGATAATAATGTGGCCATCATAAAAATGTTTCCGGGAATAAGTGAAACTGTTCTTTCAGCTATTTTGAATATCGAGAGTCTAAAAGGTATTGTTCTCGAAACTTATGGCGCAGGTAATGCACCTACCGAAGATTGGTTTTTGAGTCTTTTGCAAAAAGCAATTAACAGAGGAATGCATATTGTAAATGTAACCCAATGCTCTATTGGAAGCGTAAGCATGGGGCATTATGAAACCAGTACTTCGATGAAAAAGTTGGGTATTATCTCAGGAAAAGATATCACAACAGAAGCAGCAATTACCAAATTAATGTATTTAATAGGGCAAAACATAAACCCAAAAGACTTCAAAGCTATTTTTGAAACTTCTTTGCGTGGGGAAATGCAATAATATTGAGTTTTTATTTTCAAAACTCAATTATTTTAGTGTTATTTGCAAACCAAAATAAAAAGAGAGGTGTCCGAGTGGTTGAAGGAGCAAGCCTGGAAAGCTTGTATATGGGTAACTGTATCGTGGGTTCGAATCCCATCCTCTCTGCGAGTAAAAACCGTATTATCTTATCATAGATGATACGGTTTTTTGTTTTTTAGATATAGATCAAAAATAGGTCTAAGTTTTACATTCCTTAACTTCCAGAAATGTTTTATTGATGTTTAAAAGATAGTTACATATAAATTTTAGATTGTAATCATCTAAAATATTAGCTACATAAACATTTCTTGCGCCTTATATTTTTCCGAAAATATTTTACTACAAAAAATAATTTAAATTAATCTTTAATTGCTGGTATTAAGTATTTTAACTATATTTATGTAATATAATTTTCTTGTTTTGTTTGAAAAGTGGCAATTCAGCGATGATATTTGATTTTAATCGGGATTTGTTAGTAAGTTGTTGATAATTAGTTAGTTTTGCCGAGCCTTATTTGTTAAATTTTAATACGGATATTTATGAGGAACTTTACTATAAAAATGCTTAACTCCATTAAGTCGTCAATTTTTGTTGTTTTATTTTTGTTACTCCTCTTAATAAAACGCATTTTCTTTTTTTGCAATATTTTCAAAAGGCAACAGATTCTGGAATTAACTTCTAGGAGAAATTCAGTGCATTTTTTTGATTTGAATCAAATGTTAGGCCTTGTTGTCAAATCAAAGAATAAAATTGCTTAAGTTTTTTTCCAGCCTTCAAAATGGAATTTCGAATACTAATATGGTATTGGTTCATTTTTACAGGTTTAAAGTAACCAATGTTTTTTTGAATAATAAAAATCTTTTAGATTTTTTAAAATAACAGATATATGACAAATTTTACTTTCTTGAGAAAAATCGTCTTATTTATATTTTTAATATTTAGCGCTTCATTATTAGCTCAAAATGTAGACCTTGGAATTGTGAAAACTGTAAACAATTCTACACCTACAGTTGGGAGTAATGTGGTTTTTACACTAACGGCAACTAATAATACGGGTAATAAAGATGCAACATCAGTAAAGGTTAATGATCTTCTTCCTTCAGGTTATACTTTTGTGAGTAGTGTTCCTTCTGTAGGTACTTATGTTTCTGGAACAGGTGTTTGGACTATCGGAAATTTGAATAGAAATGTAACTGTTACATTAACCATTACAGCTACAGTTAAAGCGACAGGGACGTATGCAAATACAGCAACAATTAGTGGAGGTCAAACTGATAATGCATCTGGAAATGATTCTTCAACTGTTACTCCAGTTCCGGTGGCAGTAGGAACAGACACAGATGGAGATGGTGTTATTGATTCGGTTGATTTGGACGATGATAATGATGGAATTCTAGATAGCGTAGAATGTTCTGATTGTGCAGTTAAATTCATTAATGGTGGGTTTGAGGTACCAGATAATAATGTTTCTAATCCAGCTAGTTGGTATTTGATAGATGACACAACATCTCCAGCTACAATGGGGTGGCAGACTACGGCTTCGGATCATTTAATAGAATTTTGGGATTCGGGTTTTAATGGAGTTCCTGCAGCCGAGGGAGCTCAATTTGTTGAGCTAAACGCTAACGAAGTATCAACGCTTTATCAAACATTTTGTTTGAATGGTTTTTCAGGTACTGTTAATTGGTCTGTAAAACATAGAGGACGTTCAGGAACTGATGTTGCTACTGTAAATATTGGAACAAATTTGGCTTCAGCAACGGTTCAGGCAACGATGTCAGATGGAACCGCTAGTTGGGGGTCATATTCGGGAACCTATACAATTACTCCGGGGCAGACTACTCTCGTTATAGCTTTCAAATCGGTTTCATCGGTAGGAGGTGCTTCCTATGGCAATTTTCTGGATGATGTTAGCGTAACTATTAATGAGGGCTGTGTAGATACAGATGGAGATGGTGTTTTAAACTACTTAGATTTAGATAGTGATGGTGATGGATGCTCCGATGCGAATGAATATTACGGTTCTAATAATGCTGATGGGAATATTTTAGGAGGTGATAACGGTAAATATGGAAGTGGCTCACCAGCCGTAAATGCAAATGGAACCGTAATTGCAGCTTCATATAGTGGTACTTATACAAATGCAGTTACAGTAGGTTCAGCAAGTGCAATAACAACTCAGCCAAGTAATCAGACTGCCTCGGCTACGGCAACGGCTTCGTTTACAGTAGTAGGCAGCGGTGGTTCAGGAACAAGACAATATCAATGGCAGCTTAGTACAGATGGAGGAACAGTATGGAACAATATAGCAGGAGCAACAGCAGCTACATTGAACTTATCTTCGATTACGTGCTCAATGAATAATTATAAATACCGTGTTGTTATTACGCAGTCTAATTATATTTGTGCAAATGTTGTTAGTAACTCTGCTACTTTAACGGTACCAACACCAACAGTAGTAATTACGAACCCAGCTGCAGTATGTTCACCTTCAACTGTAGATCTTACTTCGGCAGCAATTACATCTGGTAGTACAGCCAGTTTAACTTACACGTATTGGACTAATGCAGGAGCAACAACGGCCTACTCAACCCCAACAACAGCAACAGCAGGAACGTATTACATAAAAGGAACTACGGCAGCTGGTTGTTTTGATATTAAAGCTGTGACGGTCACAGTAACTCCAATTAATACAATAGCATTGAGTTCGGCAGTAGGAACGGATGCACAAACCAAATGCATCAATACTGCAATCACAAATATTACTTATGCTACCACCGGAGCCACGGGAGCCACTTTCAGCGGTTTGCCGACAGGGGTGACAGGCAATTGGGCAGCCAACACGGTTACAATCAGCGGAACACCTTCAACGACAGTGGGTAGTCCATTTACCTATACGATAACACTAACAGGTGGTTGTGGAACAGTAACAAAAACCGGAACGATCACGGTAACACCAGACAATACAATAACATTGAGTTCGGCTGTGGGCACAGATGCACAGACCAAATGTATCAATACTGCAATCACTAATATAACTTACAGTACCACCGGTGCTACAGGGGCCACTTTCAGCGGTTTGCCGACAGGGGTGACGGGCAACTGGGCAGCCAACACGGTTACAATCAGCGGAACACCTTCAACGACAGTGGGTAGTCCATTTACCTATACGATAACACTAACAGGTGGTTGTGGAACAGTAACAAAAACCGGAACGATCACGGTAACACCAGACAATACAATAACATTGAGTTCGGCTGTGGGCACAGATGCGCAGACCAAATGCATCAATACAGCAATCACCAATATTACTTACAGTACTACGGGAGCCACAGGAGCAACTTTCAGCGGTTTGCCGACAGGAGTAACGGGTAATTGGGCAGCCAATACGGTTACAATTAGCGGAACGCCTTCAACTACTGTGGGCAGTCCATTTACCTATACGATAACATTAACGGGAGGTTGCGGAACGGTAACAAAAACCGGAACGATCACGGTAACACCAGACAATACAATAGCATTGAGCTCGGCAGTGGGCACGGATGCGCAGACCAAATGCATCAATACGGCAATCACCAATATTACTTACAGCACCACCGGCGCTACTGGAGCGACTTTTAGTGGTTTGCCGACAGGGGTGACGGGCAACTGGGCAGCCAATACGGTTACGATTAGCGGAACACCTTCAACAACCGTGGGTAGTCCATTTACCTATACGATAACACTAACAGGTGGTTGCGGAACAGTAACAAAAACAGGGACAATCACGGTAACACCAGACAATACAATAGCATTGAGCTCGGCTGTGGGCACGGATGCACAAACGAAATGTATCAATACAGCAATCACCAATATTACTTACAGCACCACCGGCGCTACGGGAGCGACATTTAGCGGTTTGCCTACTGGGGTAACGGGTAATTGGGCAGCCAACACGGTTACAATCAGCGGAACACCTTCAACTACTGTGGGCAGTCCATTTACCTATACGATAACATTAACGGGCGGTTGCGGAACAGTAACAAAAACAGGAACAATCACGGTAACACCAGACAATACAATAGCATTGAGCTCGGCTGTGGGCACGGATGCACAAACGAAATGTATCAATACAGCAATCACCAATATTACTTACAGCACCACCGGCGCTACGGGAGCGACATTTAGCGGTTTGCCGACAGGGGTATCGGGCAACTGGGCAGCCAATACGGTTACGATTAGCGGAACACCTTCAACAACCGTGGGTAGTCCATTTACCTATACGATAACATTAACGGGCGGTTGCGGAACAGTAACAAAAACAGGAACAATCACGGTAACACCAGACAATACAATAGCATTGAGCTCGGCTGTGGGCACGGATGCACAAACGAAATGTATCAATACAGCAATCACCAATATTACTTACAGCACCACCGGCGCTACGGGAGCGACATTTAGCGGTTTACCTACAGGGGTGACGGGCAACTGGGCAGCCAATACGGTTACGATTAGCGGAACACCTTCAACAACCGTGGGTAGTCCATTTACCTATACGATAACACTAACAGGTGGTTGCGGAACAATAACAAAAACCGGAACAATCACGGTAACACCAGACAATACAATAACATTGAGTTCGGCTGTGGGCACGGATGCACAAACGAAATGTATCAATACAGCAATCACCAATATTACTTACAGTACTACGGGAGCCACAGGAGCGACTTTCAGCGGTTTACCTACAGGGGTGACGGGTAACTGGGCAGCAAATACGGTGACAATCAGCGGAACGCCTTCTACAACCGTGGGCAGTCCTTTTACTTATACCATAACATTAACAGGCGGTTGCGGAACGGTAACAAAAACCGGAACAATCACGGTAACACCAGACAATACAATAACATTGAGTTCGGCTGTGGGCACGGATGCACAAACGAAATGTATCAATACAGCAATCACCAATATTACTTACAGTACTACGGGAGCCACAGGAGCGACTTTCAGCGGTTTACCTACAGGGGTGACGGGTAACTGGGCAGCAAATACGGTGACAATCAGCGGAACGCCTTCTACAACCGTGGGCAGTCCTTTTACTTATACCATAACATTAACAGGCGGTTGCGGAACGGTAACAAAAACCGGAACAATCACGGTAACACCAGACAATACAATAGCATTGAGCTCGGCTGTGGGCACGGATGCACAAACGAAATGTATCAATACAGCAATCACCAATATTACTTACAGTACTACGGGAGCCACAGGAGCGACTTTCAGCGGTTTACCTACAGGGGTGACGGGTAATTGGGCAGCCAACATAGTTACAATCAGCGGAACACCTTCAACGACAGTGGGGAGTCCGTTTACCTATACCATAACATTAACGGGAGGTTGCGGAACAGTAACAAAAACCGGAACGATCACAGTAACACCAGACAATACAATAACATTGAGTTCGGCAGTGGGTACAGATACACAAACCAAATGTATTAATACAGCACTCACCAATATTACTTACAGTACCACCGGCGCTACAGGGGCCACTTTCAGCGGTTTGCCGACAGGGGTGACGGGCAACTGGGCAGCCAACACGGTTACAATCAGCGGAACACCTTCAACGACAGTGGGTAGTCCATTTACCTATACGATAACACTAACAGGTGGTTGCGGAACAGTAGCAAAAACCGGAACAATCACGGTAACACCAGACAATACAATAACATTGAGTTCGGCTGTGGGCACGGATGCACAAACGAAATGTATCAATACAGCACTCACCAATATTACTTACAGTACTACGGGAGCCACAGGAGCCACTTTTAGCGGTTTGCCTACAGGGGTGACGGGTAATTGGGCAGCCAACATAGTTACAATCAGCGGAACACCTTCAACGACAGTGGGGAGTCCGTTTACCTATACCATAACATTAACGGGAGGTTGCGGAACAGTAACAAAAACCGGAACGATCACAGTAACACCAGACAATACAATAACATTGAGTTCGGCTGTGGGCACAGATGCGCAGACCAAATGTATTAATACAGCACTCACCAATATTACTTACAGTACCACCGGCGCTACGGGAGCGACTTTCAGCGGTTTGCCTACAGGGGTAACGGGTAACTGGGCAGCCAATACGGTTACAATCAGCGGAACGCCTTCAACGACAGTAGGAAGCCCATTTACCTATACGATAACACTAACAGGAGGTTGCGGAACAGTAACAAAAACCGGAACAATCA
Protein-coding regions in this window:
- a CDS encoding TatD family hydrolase; this translates as MKSDLIITDTHTHLYSEEFDHDRGEMIQRAIDSGVTRFFIPAIDSTCTAAMYELEREYSDNVFLMMGLHPTYVKDNYLEELKHVEAELAKRKFYAIGEIGIDLYWDKTHLAEQQIAFRKQIQLAKQYKLPIVIHCREAFDEIFEILEEEKSPELFGIFHCFSGTYEQALKAISYNMKLGIGGVVTFKNGKIDQFLDKIDLEHIVLETDSPYLSPIPYRGKRNESSYLINVVNKLSQIYGLSINEIAQITTDNSAKIFGI
- a CDS encoding 1-acyl-sn-glycerol-3-phosphate acyltransferase, whose protein sequence is MNKFDAIRSFYDSEINEGIIKVIDHPMMKALMNFCFPGVEDEIWKEQLRKTHSIRDFQCNFIYYGVQQVLEKSSEGLTTSGFEKLEKNTAYLFISNHRDIVLDTTLLNSCLFEHGLDMTSSAIGDNLVKKSFLKILAKLNRNFLVQRGLSPRELLVSSKLLAEYMAQLMLHENRSVWIAQREGRTKDGNDETNPGVLKMIAMGSDESDVMDYFKKIKIVPVSISYEYDPTDALKMPQLLAEANNEIYKKEKNEDFMTLLSGIIGQKKRIHIHIGDIISSEIDDIKKNVDTTNKQVQALAQVIDDSILSNYKLWTTNYIAYDILNKSKRFVHLYTENEKLVFERRLEMRIDHEHPVAKQGFLAMYANPVINKLKYTDEI
- a CDS encoding asparaginase codes for the protein MKSKSKILLIYTGGTIGMRKDFETGALKAFNFSKLLHNIPELKLLDCEIETFSFEDPIDSSNMNPENWAEMARTIEDKYDSFDGFVVLHGSDTMSYSASALSFMLENLSKPVIFTGSQLPIGDLRTDAKENLITAIQIASLQENGMPLIKEVCLYFEYKLYRGNRTTKINAEHFRAFISPNYPFLVESGVHLKVNSELFLPTQEESQLKVHAHLDNNVAIIKMFPGISETVLSAILNIESLKGIVLETYGAGNAPTEDWFLSLLQKAINRGMHIVNVTQCSIGSVSMGHYETSTSMKKLGIISGKDITTEAAITKLMYLIGQNINPKDFKAIFETSLRGEMQ